One window of the Flavobacteriaceae bacterium YJPT1-3 genome contains the following:
- the azu gene encoding azurin: protein MKIIRIAFLFTLGLFLVQCGGEDKKEEKQEVKIKKKADEPAEDDGTVTVLITGNDQMRFNLEEIKVPAGATVKLTLKHVGKLDAKVMGHNWVLLTQGTEIPVFAQAAAAANENAYIPEGTDNVLAHTKMLGGGQSDTITFEAPTAPGEYDFICSFPGHSALMKGKFIVV, encoded by the coding sequence ATGAAAATAATACGTATTGCCTTTCTCTTCACCCTTGGTCTATTTTTGGTGCAGTGTGGAGGAGAAGATAAGAAGGAAGAAAAACAAGAAGTAAAGATCAAGAAGAAAGCGGATGAACCTGCAGAAGACGACGGTACGGTTACCGTGCTGATCACCGGTAATGATCAGATGCGCTTCAATCTGGAAGAAATCAAGGTCCCTGCCGGTGCTACGGTCAAATTGACCCTAAAGCACGTGGGTAAGTTAGATGCTAAAGTGATGGGACACAATTGGGTATTGCTCACTCAGGGGACAGAGATCCCGGTATTTGCCCAGGCCGCAGCCGCAGCCAATGAGAATGCTTACATCCCAGAGGGCACTGATAATGTGCTCGCGCATACCAAAATGCTAGGCGGTGGTCAAAGCGACACCATCACTTTTGAAGCGCCTACAGCGCCCGGAGAGTATGATTTTATCTGTAGTTTTCCCGGCCACTCCGCCTTGATGAAAGGCAAGTTCATTGTGGTTTAG
- a CDS encoding alpha/beta fold hydrolase: MPLIASSYQPEGIWRHMHFSTIYAAKLRWILGMPYARERLELEDGDFLDLDWSLPNSRGDTVAILLHGLEGDAQRPYMKGMARLLLKEHIDVVGVNFRGCSGTVNRHYRSYHSGETGDLQQVVAHLADSLNYTSILLYGISLGGNVIFKYLGESPTHPAVKAAVGVGVPCDLYHSLQQLNHRENWIYRLTFLRRLRKKYKEKMQQFPDRMSGSTLKKIKSLQDFDEYYTAPAHGFQSALDYYERASCYPVLPQLKTPALMINALNDSFLKERCYPFAFAKANPNFYLETPNYGGHVGFYQPETAYYHEQRALEFFKEQLG; encoded by the coding sequence ATGCCTTTAATCGCTTCGTCATACCAGCCCGAAGGGATTTGGCGTCATATGCATTTTTCGACCATCTATGCGGCTAAATTGCGCTGGATACTGGGAATGCCTTATGCACGTGAACGGCTCGAACTGGAGGATGGCGATTTCTTGGATCTGGACTGGTCGCTTCCAAATTCCCGAGGCGATACGGTAGCGATTCTACTCCACGGTCTTGAAGGCGACGCTCAGCGGCCTTACATGAAAGGGATGGCTCGCTTGCTGCTGAAGGAACATATTGACGTGGTTGGCGTTAATTTCAGAGGCTGTAGCGGCACCGTCAATCGCCATTACCGAAGCTATCACAGCGGAGAGACCGGCGATCTTCAGCAGGTCGTCGCCCATCTGGCTGACAGCTTGAACTACACCTCCATTCTGCTTTACGGAATAAGCCTGGGCGGCAACGTCATTTTCAAATACTTGGGAGAATCGCCAACACATCCCGCGGTGAAAGCTGCGGTAGGAGTAGGCGTTCCCTGCGATCTCTATCACTCGCTACAGCAATTGAATCACCGTGAAAACTGGATCTACCGACTTACCTTTTTACGCCGGCTTCGCAAAAAATACAAAGAAAAAATGCAGCAGTTCCCAGACCGTATGTCGGGTTCCACGCTTAAAAAAATCAAATCCCTACAGGATTTTGATGAGTATTACACAGCACCCGCGCACGGTTTTCAAAGCGCACTTGATTATTATGAACGCGCCAGTTGCTATCCGGTATTACCCCAGCTAAAAACCCCGGCCCTCATGATCAATGCTCTCAACGACTCCTTCTTGAAGGAGCGTTGCTATCCATTCGCTTTCGCGAAAGCGAACCCTAACTTCTATCTGGAAACACCCAACTACGGAGGGCACGTAGGCTTTTATCAGCCAGAAACAGCCTACTATCACGAGCAACGTGCTCTGGAATTTTTTAAAGAGCAACTGGGATAA